In Schizosaccharomyces osmophilus chromosome 1, complete sequence, the genomic window GAGAATGAAAACAGTCATTGACGATGAACTATACGCTATTTCGTCTTCACTTCCTAAAGTTACTGACGATTTGCTTCCGCCAGATTTTGTTACAAGCTTCCTTCGGAATTCAAATTCCATATTTAAGATTCGAAATGCGTCTCTAAGTGTAAAGGGAGTAGATGAGGAGCAATTCATTACAATCTTCTCCGATTTATTCGAAAAAGTGCttcaaatttgttttaCTATGGTTAAGGATCGGTTACATTTTCACAAATATGTAATTTACTTACTAAACATTCTAGACAGCTGTCTTACTTACCTCAGACGCTACAACTTCCTCGCCCATATACGAGAGAgctttgaaaacaaagaaaatatgtATGTTGAAAAGCTGATAGATTTGGTATATCAAACTTATCTAACTGAATCTGGTCTTTCGGATCTCATCaactttataaaaaacaaggaCGATAAGGAAGAACTAAAAGCTATTTCATCAGTCTCTTGGGACGAACAGGTCTCACgatttaattcttttgttacTATAACCATTTCAGAAATAATCGCAGATCTTCAACTTCTTGCTGCGCCATTAATAATGGAACATGTAATGAAAAGAACAGCAGAAATGTATATTCAATCGTTCCAACAGATAACTCAAAGGGTCCAACCTATAGTTGGATACGTGTGGCCTTTATCAATCgaggaattgaaaattGCCATGAACATAGATTCAGCTCTCGATTTCTAGCTTAACAAACTAAACCACAATAAAATAGATGAACATAACTGTACACTTATTTAGTTGTCATTGATTAACatcattcaaaattttaAGAGTCAAGAGATAAAGGTCATCGTATGCGAAATGACTATTAATTTCCAACTCTTTATTCACAAATTGGCAGCTTTAACCTAAACTACGTACACCCAAATTTATGTCTtcaaataaatcaaaaaagggAATGATATGATTATCATCTTTGTAAATGGAAGGTGACAGTGTCCAAAAGACAGTATTTTTTATCATATCATAAGGATCTTCTACAAGTTAGGATTCGTAGCTTTATGATAAAGACTTCGGGTTGGGACCACCATATCTAGGGTTACGTCTGGCACCATAACCACCACGATAGCCACCGCCATTGCCGCGTCCAGAATGATTGCGATAGTTGTCGCGATAATTGTTGCGGTTATTATTGAATTCTTGGCCTCTAGCTTGATGAGCAGCGAGGGTTTGTTCAGCAGTGCCAGTTAAAGGACGAGGAACTTGGTAATTGCCATTGGGGAACACATACAAAGAAGGATCAATGCTAGATGGAATAGGTTGAATCTCAGTTCCAAGCTCATTTTCAATGCGGTACAAGTTGAAACGATCAGCCCAAGAAATAAAACTGATAGCAAGACCACGGTGTCCAAAACGACCAGAACGGCCAATACGGTGAAGATAGGTCTCGGCATTCTTgggaaaatcaaaattgaCAACAACATTTACAGCTTGAATATCAATACCACGGGTCAACAAATCAGAGCAAACCAAGTTTCTACAAACACCATTTCTGAAATTATGGAAAACTCGGTTGCGGTGGGATTGAAGCATTTTAGCATGAGAGTAGAAGCAAGAATAACCCAACTCGGTTATTTTTTTAGCGAGCAACTCAACACGGTTGGTAGAGTTGCAAAAGATAATGGATTGATTAATTTGGAGCTTGGAGAACAAGGTATTAAGGCAATGTACCTTCTGGCTTTCATCGACAAACGCATAATACTGAGTAATACCTCGCAAAGTAAGTTCATCCATCAAATTAATTTCATAAGGCTTGTTGAGATGCTTGTCCATGAAGGCTTTAACTATCAAGGGGAAGGTGGCACTgtataaagaaatttgaCGGTTTTTAGGGAAGTAAGATAGTAGCTGCTCAATAATAGGGGTAAATTCAGGGCTCAATAATTTGTCGGCTTCATCCATTACAAAGGTCATACATTCACTGAAGTTGGCTACTCCTTTTCCGGCTAAATCAAGTACACGGCCAGGAGTGCCAACGACAATATGGACAGGGTCGTTCAAACGTAAAATATCATCTCTGAGAGTCGTACCACCAGTAGTAACCATAACCTTGGCATTCATATGCTTGCCCAAATTTTTGCAAACCTGAGAAGTTTGGAGAGCCAACTCACGAGTAGGAACAAGAATTAAAGTTTgaatcttgttttttttggtatcagctttttccaaagaggGAATAACGAAGGCAGCTGTTTTACCAGTACCATTCTTGGCTCTAGCAAGAATATCACGCCCACTAAGGGCAATAGGGAtggattcttcttgaatAGGGGAAGGGCGTTCGAAGCCTGCTTCGAAAATACCCATTAAAAGCTCACTATTGACAAGTTAGAAAGAGCTCGTATTTATCCGAAAGTTACTTACCGCTTTAAATAATAATCTTCAAATTCGGTACCTCTAGTTTTCGTCACATCCTaatgaaagaattaatAAACTGCTCCAAGAAATACCAAGTGTTCGAACAACTAATCGAACCAACACTTTCAAAAGCTTACCTCGGTCTTGGGCCTTTTGTCGATATTATTGGCCTGTAATTGAGCTTTCCAATCCTGTTCGTTTAAGGTGGTATTctcaaatttttgaattaaGTTTTCAGTCATAATGttaaacttttctttatatcCGTCGAAAGAACGATCTAGTCAAAATATTGCCAAACActtatttgttttcgttgGTCACAACAAGTATGTCtcgtaaaaaaaatcttcttgatttcaaaatattaacAATTTCCGTCTTTTGCTAACAGTTTAGGCCTTGTATACTCTTATATATAACCCCTTCAGGGTATTCCAGAAAATTGAAGCCGTTGTTGGTATAGGGAAGGTTAAGACGTGTACAGTTGGAAACAAAGCCTAAACATGCCAAGtaaattttgcaaaaataataatgttaatttatataaaatattcaaagaaatgTGTTGAATTAATTTTATCGAGCATTCATGTATATGATTTTTATGTATTCATTTTACCCTATGTTCTGCGTCTACAAAATTACCGGTAATCGAATTTACAGACAACGACTCAGAAATATCATTAGGGGTGTCATGAGTGCTTCAAAGAGAGAGTTGAGTGAGCCATCTAATAATTCAACTGAGGTAAATTAAACCATAGAACGAAATTGAGGCAATTGCTAACATTGACCAGCAGAATGAATCCATAAAGGTGACCAACGATAGTAACGACACTTCAAAAAATGGCATGCAAAGTACTAATGACTCTGCTCATCGAAAACGCTTTAAGCCAGGTGTAGAACGGgaagatttggaaaatcttACTCTTTCGAAAACGAGTGCTTTTGACCTCCAAGCTATTGAACTGGTAAGAGAAGTTTCTGTCAGCAATAAGCATTCGAAAGCAGctctttctcttgttgaaaagttaaagaaagttttaaaagatGTCCCAGAATCAGAGGAGTCCAACTTTTGGCAAGCATGCAAAAAGTTAGAGAAGTCTGGTAGTGTCAAAGTGCCACTACACAAGCCTTTTCCTGCCGAAGACACGAACATTAAAGTGAAGTCTTCAAGTCCATTATCTATTTCTCCTGGTATTCTGTCTTGCAGTGGAAAGCATTTTTCAACTCCGAATGGTTGGGTGTATGATCTGCTGGTTGAGATGCCTCAGACACTATTCACACCgaaagattttttaaataatcGCTATTTTCATAAGCGTCAATACTATCTAGCATGTTTGGCTAAAGAGATCGTCCAAAAAGTGGGCAGTGATGTTGAGCTTAAGTACATCGCTCTACATGGGGATGCGCGACGACCCattttacaaataaaacCAGTAAATGAAGATTCGTCGGCACGTAGAAGATTTTCAATTCACATAATACCTTGTCttgcttccttttttccgACATCTAAGTTGCTGGCCCATAAAAATTGTTTAAGAAATCTTTTGGCCGAGGAGGAATCGTTTCCTACTCCGTTTTATAATGCTTCAGTTTTGGAGGATCAATCTATGTTATATTATCGAGATTTGGTCAAAAAATACAGTGTTAACCCTCAATTTGTAGAGGCTTGCGGATTGGGTAGTGTGTGGTTGAACATGAGAGGCTTCTGCTCAAGCATGCATCAGTATGGTTTTGGCCTTCAAGAATGGTGCATAATGCTTGCTCTTCTTATGAGTGCATCCGGACTTCCCACAGGCAGCGTTTTGTCTGCGTACTTGAACGCTACTCAGCTGTTTAAGGGTGTTTTGCAAATTCTTTCCTCGGATAGTCTATCAAATTCATTACACAAGGTAAATTATGACACATCTCCTTTGACTATTGTTGACCACTCTTCACCTACGTTTATTGATTGTTCTACCGCTCTAAACTTACTTTATAAAATGAACCAAACATATCTTGATTACTTAAAGGCCTCATCATTGCATTCattgaaacttttgaatGAGAACGAAATTGCCAATTTCCCTAAGGTTTTTCTTACCCGAGTAAATGTTCCTATCCTTGAATATGATCTTTCTGGTACCATTCCTGTGCAATTAAAAGCAAATTTTGACAATTACACCGAATTGACGGATTTGGATTCCAAATTTTCTTACTATATGTCACAGCTTTGGCATATATTGCAACAGGGTTTAAATGACCGAGTGAATAGGCTTGTTTTATTCCAGTCGGAGGTTATTTCATCCGGGGTAAAGGATTCGTTAGAAAACAATTATCCAAGTAAAGTTTCATTTGGAATTTTGTTAAATCCAGAAGTTTCTTTACGGTTGGTGGATATTGGTCCATCTCTAGAAGACGCTGAATCTACTACGAAGTTTCGCGAATTCTGGGGAGAAAAGGCTGAACTAAGAAAGTTTAAGGATGGTAGAATTGCTGAAAGTGTATATTGGGAATCTTCAACACCTAGTGAGCGTTCTCAAATTCCTATGCAGATTCTGAAATATGTTTTGAATCGTCACATATCAAACCAATGCGGTGATATGGTGAAGTTCCATAATGAAGAGTTTCAACTCTTTAGTCATGCTAAATTGTCGCCAAATGTTGATACATACAATGATTATGTGCCGGTAACGGAAGCTTATAATGAAGCAGTTAAGACACTTCACAATTTATCCGATATCCCTCTTAGTATATCAGAAGTCCTCCCTGCAGATGAAGCATTAAGATATAGTTGTAGTCGTGTTCCTGGCTATGACACCTTTGCGACTACACCTATAAACATCGTTTTCCAGTTTGAATCCTCTTCTCGTTGGCCAGATGAATTAGAGGGCATTCAAAGAGCAAAAATTGCGTTTTTGCTAAAATTGGCTGAattgatggaagaatcgGAAAATGTTGAAAAGGCAGCTGTAGGACTCGAGAATACGGATTATCCCGCTTTAAATTGCTGTTTTCTACAAGTGTTATATGCTAATGGATTCACATTTCGTTATAGAATTCGAAATGATAGAGAAGCCGCTTTGTGGAAAAcacttttaaaaaatcctGTAACAAAACAGAAAGGACAAGAAGGTCTGTACATATATGACCATATGTTTAAATTCATACCTCAACATACCCTTGCTATTCAGGCTATTTGTCAAGAACACCGGAGTTATTCTATGGCCGTTCGCCTTGCCAAGCATTGGTTTTATAGTCATCTGCTTACCAATCACGTAAGCGACGAAGTGATTGAACTTTTAATAGGAAGTGTCTATGTAAACTCCAACGCTTGGCAGGTTACTGCCAGTGGAGAAACAGCCTTGTGTAGAATGTTGCATTTCTTGGCCAACTGGGATTGGCGTTTTGAACCGCTGGTAATCGATTTCCGTCAAAGATTACCCATAAACATACAGTCACAAGCAACTGAGAAGCTAGAAAGTTTGCGAAAACAGGATGTGTCCATGAATCGAAATCCGTTTTATATCGTCGTGGATTATGATTTAGAAAGCAAGCATGTTGGGTGGAAAACACCAACTAAGATGATTGCCAATCGGATTACTGTATTGGCTAGGGCAGCTGTATCTGAATTGATGAAACCAGTTACAGATTTCAAGGTGAGTAACTTCACACCATTTAATGTTGTTTTacaatttgtttactaattATTTTATAGTCTTTGTTCAGTAGCTCAATGGACGCATATCATTTTGTGATCGAATTACATGCAGCTCATATCCCTACATACCGTGAAAACGCAAAACTCAAGTATAAGAACTTGAAGGCTTTGTCCACTGAGAGGCCTGGATTCTCCCCAGTCAGCGcttttattgaagaaatagaaaatgcTTTCAATGATTCAATCTATTTGTTTTACAACAAAGATGACCCGAAGACAATTGGTGGTATATTTAATCCCGCCATTATGAATCCCCGTCATTTTAAAATTAATATAAACTATCCATTTAAGGTTGTTGAAGAGGATTTAGTGGTTGTGGACACGGCCGCCGTGTGTCAACAAATCCAGCAGGTCGGTGGTGATTTGATCAAGTCTCTTCGCTTGCAAATTCAATAGAGGACTGGCGAGGAATACAGACTTGGCGGGTTGATTCTTTCATAATTGCAAGCTGAAAATAGATATCAGTAAGAAGGGAAAGCCGCGATTATCGAAACGAAAGGGCtcgtttttattatttctttattttggaGTTAGATAcggaaaaaaattttgggACTGGTTTAGATTAAGgttaattttatttttagtaTACTCAGAATTATGATAGCCTATTCATGTAAAATAAGGAAGAATTTAGCGA contains:
- the ste13 gene encoding ATP-dependent RNA helicase Ste13/Dhh1: MTENLIQKFENTTLNEQDWKAQLQANNIDKRPKTEDVTKTRGTEFEDYYLKRELLMGIFEAGFERPSPIQEESIPIALSGRDILARAKNGTGKTAAFVIPSLEKADTKKNKIQTLILVPTRELALQTSQVCKNLGKHMNAKVMVTTGGTTLRDDILRLNDPVHIVVGTPGRVLDLAGKGVANFSECMTFVMDEADKLLSPEFTPIIEQLLSYFPKNRQISLYSATFPLIVKAFMDKHLNKPYEINLMDELTLRGITQYYAFVDESQKVHCLNTLFSKLQINQSIIFCNSTNRVELLAKKITELGYSCFYSHAKMLQSHRNRVFHNFRNGVCRNLVCSDLLTRGIDIQAVNVVVNFDFPKNAETYLHRIGRSGRFGHRGLAISFISWADRFNLYRIENELGTEIQPIPSSIDPSLYVFPNGNYQVPRPLTGTAEQTLAAHQARGQEFNNNRNNYRDNYRNHSGRGNGGGYRGGYGARRNPRYGGPNPKSLS
- the utp22 gene encoding small-subunit processome, UTP-C complex subunit Utp22, whose protein sequence is MSASKRELSEPSNNSTEQNESIKVTNDSNDTSKNGMQSTNDSAHRKRFKPGVEREDLENLTLSKTSAFDLQAIELVREVSVSNKHSKAALSLVEKLKKVLKDVPESEESNFWQACKKLEKSGSVKVPLHKPFPAEDTNIKVKSSSPLSISPGILSCSGKHFSTPNGWVYDLLVEMPQTLFTPKDFLNNRYFHKRQYYLACLAKEIVQKVGSDVELKYIALHGDARRPILQIKPVNEDSSARRRFSIHIIPCLASFFPTSKLLAHKNCLRNLLAEEESFPTPFYNASVLEDQSMLYYRDLVKKYSVNPQFVEACGLGSVWLNMRGFCSSMHQYGFGLQEWCIMLALLMSASGLPTGSVLSAYLNATQLFKGVLQILSSDSLSNSLHKVNYDTSPLTIVDHSSPTFIDCSTALNLLYKMNQTYLDYLKASSLHSLKLLNENEIANFPKVFLTRVNVPILEYDLSGTIPVQLKANFDNYTELTDLDSKFSYYMSQLWHILQQGLNDRVNRLVLFQSEVISSGVKDSLENNYPSKVSFGILLNPEVSLRLVDIGPSLEDAESTTKFREFWGEKAELRKFKDGRIAESVYWESSTPSERSQIPMQILKYVLNRHISNQCGDMVKFHNEEFQLFSHAKLSPNVDTYNDYVPVTEAYNEAVKTLHNLSDIPLSISEVLPADEALRYSCSRVPGYDTFATTPINIVFQFESSSRWPDELEGIQRAKIAFLLKLAELMEESENVEKAAVGLENTDYPALNCCFLQVLYANGFTFRYRIRNDREAALWKTLLKNPVTKQKGQEGLYIYDHMFKFIPQHTLAIQAICQEHRSYSMAVRLAKHWFYSHLLTNHVSDEVIELLIGSVYVNSNAWQVTASGETALCRMLHFLANWDWRFEPLVIDFRQRLPINIQSQATEKLESLRKQDVSMNRNPFYIVVDYDLESKHVGWKTPTKMIANRITVLARAAVSELMKPVTDFKSLFSSSMDAYHFVIELHAAHIPTYRENAKLKYKNLKALSTERPGFSPVSAFIEEIENAFNDSIYLFYNKDDPKTIGGIFNPAIMNPRHFKININYPFKVVEEDLVVVDTAAVCQQIQQVGGDLIKSLRLQIQ